The genomic window GTATGACCGGCCCGCAGGTCACCGTCGCCGTGCGTCCGCCGATCGGGCACGCCGTCAGCGCCGGCTTCACGCCCGACCTCGAGGAGGTCGCGGCCGGCGACGCGGTGATCTCCGCCGACGAACGCGACGAAGTGGCCCGGGGACTGGCCGCCAGCGCCGCCCTACAGGTCAAGCAGGCGATCAGCGACAACGTGACGCCGACCGCGAAGTAGCCGTCTAGCGTCGTCGCCGCTTCTCGAGGAACCGGACGCGAGTAGTCGCCACTCCCGCGATCGGGATCACCAGTGGTTCGACCGTGAGTTCCCTTCGAGGTACTCTCCCGAGGGACGAAGAGATCGGTAGCGCCGAGCGCACCGAGGACGGAACGACTGCTTCAGCGTGGCAACTGGGAATCGCCTCCTCCTCCCCAACCGATTCGCTCACTTCGTTTCACTCCGTTCACTCATCCCTCGCGCAGTGTCGTCGCCCGGTCCTCGTTTTCGTTCACGGCTCACGCTGTTCGCCGTTCACTTTCGAGGTGCTCACTTCGTTCGCACCTCGCTTTCCTCGGACACGGTCGACAGCGCGCGCCACCGCACGCCTGCTTCCCGTCGGAGTGATCTGTAGTCGCAAACCCTCTCGGATCTGGGCTGCTATCGAACGGCGAACTCCGAACACTACCGAACGAATCGGAACCGCGGCGTGGAGTTACGGACGATCAGTACAACAGTTGCTCGAGCTGGTGTCGCCGCCGCTCGAGGTCGATGTACGGCTCGACGTCGGGATCGTCGAGCAGTCGATCGAGTACGAGCAGGGGATCGGTTCCCGCGCGTTCGACGGCCTCGAGGAGGTCCTCGATCGCGGCTCGGTTCGTCGCGAGCGACGAACACAGGTCCACGGCGAGCGCGAACGGGACCGCGGCGTCGGGGTCGGTGGGGTACGCGTCGCTGACCCGCGTGAAGTCCGGTTCCTCGAGGGGGCCGGCGCCTTCGGGATCGACGTTCAAACAGCGGGTACAGAGCGTCCCGGCCGGCGACTCACCCGGCGCGTGCTCGCGGTACTCCTCGGGAATCGAAAAGACGACCGTCGGTGAGCTACATGCCGTACAGGCCATGGTCGTATCGGATTCGCGGACCGAGTGCGATCAGTCGCCGCCCGGAACGCCGCCCGCGGTCGACTGCTCCATGTCGGGTTCGGCCGTGTCTCCGCCCTCGTCCTCGGGAGCCACTTCGTCTTCTGCTTCTTCCTCGGCCTCTCGCTCTTCCTTCTCGGCCTGCTCTTTCTTCTCCTTGATCTTCTTCAGGCGGAAGGTCTCCTCGCGTTCCTGCTCCTCGAGTTTCTGCTCGATGTACTCCTGGCCTTCGTAGAGGTCGGGCAGGAGTTTGAACTCGAGGGCGTTGACGCGGCGCTTGGTGGTCTCGATCTCCCGGAGCATCTTCTTCATCGCCGTCTCGACCTCGGCGGCGAGGATGATGCTCTCCAGCAGGTCCTCGTAGGCCTCGGCGGCCTCGTCGATGCGCGCGGAGGTCCCCATGATCCCGTAGCCGCGCTGATCTAAGCTCTTCGAGACGCGCGAGGACTCGATCTGGGGCACGACCACGCCCATGATGTTCTTCGATTCGGTGGTGATCTCGGGGTGTTCCTGGAGCGCGGCGGCGGCCCCGCGGACGGCGACGTCGCCCTCCATGGCTCGGGCCATGTTGATCTTCTTCTGGGCGTCCTCGTAGTCCTGTGCGAGGTCCCCGCGGACGTCCTGGGCCTTGTCCAGGATGTCCATGAACTCCATGATCAGCCCGTCCCGTTTCTTCTCGAGCGTCCCGTGTCCCCGCTCGGAGAGTTCGATCCGATCCTCGATCTCCATCAGGTTCTTGCGGGTGGGCTTGACGTCCTTGGCCATCTTGTGGAGGGTTTGCGCCCCCAGTCGGATAACTGTTTACAGTTTTGGCGGGTATCGGCCGACGAGGCGCCCCTCGGTACGGGTCGGGTCCCGTCTGAGCCGGACGCCGAGACAAACCGAGGAACTCCTGACGGCACTCGAGAACATCACCCGAGGAAGAGATCGACCATGTTCCCCGACGTCTGGCCGCGGTAGAGTTCCGAGTAGCCACAGTCCGTACAGCTCACGACCATAAACTGCCGATTCTGTATGTCGAAGAGCTTCGACAGTCCCGTCCCGCTGGTCGCGATCTCGTCGATCTCCGTCTCGGTGTGGTCGCACTTGGGACAGCCGCGGTCGTCGCCTTTCATACGTCCGCATTCGTGTTAGAGTCCAAATGTTTTGTGCTCGCGGCCCGTCGGATCGACCAGTGATGTCCGGCGCCGTCGTCATCGTCTTCCTCCTGTTCGCGATCGCCGTCCCGCTGGCGCTCTGGGTCGCGATCGAGAACGAGACGACGGATCTGACCGTCGTCGACCGTGCGGAAGCCGAGCGGATCGCAAAAGAACGCGCTGGTCGGGGTCGGTCGCGAGCCGACTCGAGCGACGATCCAACTGCGAGCGCGAACACAGCTACCGACGACCGCGAGGAGGAACCCAACCGTCGGTCACGGACCGACGATCGATCCTCGACGGAGCGAGACGAGCAGTGGGGAACCCGCTCGGACGAGTCAGATCGCGACGATCGGTGGCGGTAGTTAGTTCTGCGCGACTATTCCGGGTTCCCCCGGACGAATGGGGTGTGACCGAACCCGTTATCCCTGCCCGACCATCCGATCCTCGTCCTCCCACTCCTCCTGGCGGAGTTCGTACTTCTGGATCTTGCCGGTCGCCGTCGTCGGCAGTTCCTCGACGAACTCGACCTCGCGGACCACCTTGTAGCCCGCGAGATTGTCGCGCGTGTAGTCGACGAGTTCGTCGCGGGTCACGCTCGGATCGTCCGGATCGCCGTTGCCCGGCACGACGAAGGCCTTCGGCGTCTCACCCCACTCCTCGCTGGGGGCCGGAATGACGGCCACGTCCGAGACCTCGGGGTGGTCGAACAGCGTGTCCTCGAGTTCGATGCTCGAGATGTTTTCGCCCCCCGAGATGATGATGTCCTTCTTGCGGTCCTGGATCGAGATCATCCCGTGCTCGTCGACGACGGCGAGGTCGCCGGTGTGGTAGTAGCCCTCGACGCGGTCGTTGAACGCCTCCTCGGTCTCCTCGGGCTTGTTCCAGTACTTCTCCATGACCTGGTTGCCGCGGACGACGATCTCGCCGATCGAGGCGTCGTCGCGCGGGACGTCGTTCCCGTCCTCGTCGACGACGCGGATCTCGGTGCCCAGATAGCCCAGTCCCTGGCGCTTCTTGATCGCGAACCGGTCCGAATCGTCGTCGTCGAACGTGCGCCGCGCGTCGGAAGTGGTGATCAGCGGTCCCGTCTCGGTCGCGCCGTAGACGTGTTTGAGGTACCAACCGAACTCGTCCTCGACGGTCCGAATCGTCGCTTCCGGCGGGGCCGACCCCGCAGTTGCGATGCGAACGTCGTTGGCTCCGGTCGTCTCCGGATCGTGTTCCTCGTAGTAGTCGATCAGCAGGTTCAGCACCGTCGGCGCACCGCACATGTACGAAATGTCCTCCGTCTGCACCGCCTCGAAGATGTCCCCGGCGTCGACGCCGCGGGTGCAGACGTGTTTCGCGCCGATCCCCGTCACGGCGTAGATGTGGCCCCAGCCGTTGACGTGGAACATCGGTAGCGTCCAGAGATAGACGTCGTCGTCCCGCAGCTCCTGGTGGGCCGTGACCAGATAGGCGTGGAGCGTCTCCGAGCGGTGCGTTCGGCAGACTCCCTTCGGATCGCCCGTCGTCCCCGAGGTGTAGTTCATCGTGATGATCTCGTCCTCGTCCATCTCGGGGCGGTCGTACTCGGTGCCCGCGTCCTCGAGCACGTCGTCGAACTCCTCCCACTCCCCCTCGACGGCGTCGGCGTCGTTCGTGATGAACGTCTCCGTCGGCACCTCGTCGCGGATCGGCTCGATCTTGTCCGCGAAGTCGTAGTCGGCGTAGATGGCGTCGACCTCCGCGTCCTCGAGCATGTACGAGAAGTCCTCGGGCGTCAGCCGATAGTTCAGCGGCGTGTGCACCGCGCCGAGTTGCATGCTCCCGTAGGCCGCCTCGAGGTGGTAGTGCGTGTTCGGGTCCAGCACCGCGACGCGGTCACCCTTCTCGATGCCCCGCTCCTGCAGCGCCGCCGAGAACCGGTCGGCGCGCTCCCCGAGTTCGTCGTAGGTGTACCGTTCCCCCGTGGTCGCGACGACCGCCTCCTCGTCTCCGTAGTGCGTGCGCGCCCGATCGAGGAAGTCCGTCACGAGCAGTGGCTTGTGCATACGCGACGTACGACATTAACGATAATTAAGTTCATTTCGGTTCGTTCCGGACTGTGGCGTCGATCGATACGTTCGGAAGCGGCTTCGCTTCGGCTCGGGCGTCGCTCGGCTTCGTCGCTGGGTGAGCGGTCGACGCAGTGTCACACGCTCGAGTGGATCAACGAGCGCGACTCGCATCCGTTCGTTCCGGTCGACGGACCGGCGGCTCGCGTCTCGAGCGACCGAAAAAACGAAACCGCAATCGAGGACTCAGTCGGCCTGAACGGCTTCCGGCTCCTCTTCGCGGTAGTGCTCCTCGATGAGCTCCTCGTCGATCCGGTTGAGCTCCGCCTTCGGGAGCATCGAGAGCAGGTCCCAGCCGAGCTCGAGGGTCTCGTCGATCGAGCGGTTGGTGTCGTACCCCTGCTGGACGAACTCCTCCTCGAAGCGGTCGGCGAAGTCGAGGTACTTGTTGTCGCGCTCGGAGAGGGCTTCGCGACCGACGATGTTCACGAGGTCGCGCAGGTCCTCACCCTCCGCGTAGGCGGCGTACATCTGGTCGGAGACGTCGCCGTGGTCCGCGCGGGTCAGGCCCTCGCCGATCCCGTCGTCCATCAGCCGCGAGAGGCTGGGCAGGACGTTAACCGGCGGCTCGATCCCCTGACTGTTGAGGTCCCGATCCATCATGATCTGGCCCTCGGTGATGTAGCCGGTCAGGTCCGGAATCGGGTGGGTCTCGTCGTCGCCGGGCATCGTCAGGATCGGAATCTGGGTGACCGACCCTTCCTTGCCCTCGATACGACCGGCGCGCTCGTAGAGCTGCGCCAGGTCGGTGTACATGTAGCCGGGGTAGCCACGTCGGCCCGGGACCTCCTCGCGTGCGGCGCCGATTTCGCGCAGCGCCTCACAGTAGTTGGTCATGTCCGTCAGGATGACCAGCACGTGGTAGTCCTTCTCGAAGGCCAGGTACTCGGCCGTGGTCAGGGCGAGTCGCGGCGTGACCTGCCGCTCGACTGCGGGGTCGTCCGCGAGGTTCATGAAGACGACCGAGCGCTCGAGCGCGCCCGTGCGCTCGAAGTCGTCCATGAACTCGTTGGCCTCTTCGGCGGTGATCCCCATCGCACCGAAGACGACGGCGAACTCGGAGCCGTCACCGTCGCCGCCCTCGTCCTCCTCGGGCACGGTGGCCTGTCGCGCGATCTGGAGCGCGAGTTCGTTGTGGGGCAGCCCCGACGCGGAGAAGATCGGCAGCTTCTGGCCGCGGACCAGCGTGTTCATGCCGTCGATGGCTGAGACGCCGGTCTGGATGAACTCCTCGGGATACTCCCGGGAGTAGGGGTTGATCGCTTTGCCGACGATGTCGTGTCGTTCGTCGGGGACGATCTCCGGGCCGCCGTCGATCGGGTTCCCGGAGCCGTCGAGCACCCGCCCGAGCAGATCCTCGGTGACGGGCATCTTCATCGTCTCGCCCAAGAAGCGAACGGAGGCGTTGCGGTCGATCCCGCCCGTCCCTTCGAACACCTGGATCGAGACGAGCCCTTCGCTCGATTCCAGCACCTGGCCGCGCAGCGTCCGCCCGTCCTCGGTCTCGATCTCGACGATCTCGTCGTAACCGACCGGTTCGTCGACCTCGGCGAACACCAGCGGACCGCTGATTTCCGTGATTGTCTGGTACTCTTTCATTGTTAGTACAGTGCTCGCAGTTGTTCCTGGAGGTCGTTCTCGATTTCCTCGATGAACGACTCCCACTCCTCGGCGGTGCCCATCCGGTTGAGCCGCGGGGTGGCGTCGACGTCCGTGATCTCCTCGACCGGAACGCCGGCCTCCAGCGCCTCGAAGGCCTCGTCGTTGAACGTCTTGATGGCCTCGAGCATCCGGTAGGTCTTCTCGGGTTCGCAGTAGGTGTCGACGTCGTGGAGCGCGTTCTGCTGGAGCCACGCCTCACGCAGGAAGCGCGCGACCTCGAGGGTCAGCTGCTGGTCCTCCGGCAGCGCGTCCTTGCCGACGAGCTGAACGATCTCCTGGAGTTCGTCCTCTTCGTCGAGCACGTCGACCGCCCACTGGCGGATGTCCGACCAGTCGCTCGCGACGTTGCTCTCCCACCACGGGTCCAGCTGGTCCTTGTACAGCGAGTAGGACTCGTTCCAGTTAATCGAGGGGAAGTGTCGACGCTCCGCGAGGTCGGCGTCCAGCGCCCAGAACGTCTTGACGATACGCAGCGTGTTCTGGGTAACCGGCTCGGAGAAGTCGCCGCCGGGCGGCGAAACCGCGCCGACGACCGAGATCGATCCCTCGTCACCGTTCATCAGCTGGAACTTGCCGGCGCGCTCGTAGAACTCCGAGAGCGACGCGGCGAGGTACGCGGGGTACCCCTCCTCGCCGGGCATCTCCTCGAGTCGGCTCGAAATCTCGCGCATGGCCTCTGCCCACCGGGAGGTGGAGTCGGCCATCAGCGCGACGTCGTAGCCCATGTCGCGGTAGTACTCCGCGATCGTGATGCCCGTGTAGATACACGACTCGCGGGCCGCGACGGGCATGTTCGACGTGTTGGCGATGAGGCAGGTTCGGGCCATCAGCGGGTTCCCGGTCTGCGGGTCGGGCAGTTCCGGGAAGTCCTCGATGACCTCGGTCATCTCGTTGCCGCGTTCGCCACAGCCGATGTAGACGACGATGTCCGCGTCGGACCACTTGGCGAGTTGCTGCTGGGTGACGGTCTTCCCGGAGCCGAAGGGTCCGGGAATCGCCGCCGTCCCGCCCTTCGCGAGCGGGAACAGGCCGTCCTGCACGCGCTGGCCCGTCACCAGCGGTTCGGTCGGCGTCTCCTTGTCACCGGCGGGCCGGGCTTCGCGGACCGGCCACTCCTGGTGCATCTGGATCTCCTCGCCGTTGTCGAGTTCGACGACGGTCTCCTCGACCGTGAACTCGCCGTCACCGACGGTGGTGACCTCGCCGCCCTCGTAGTCCGGCGGCACCATGACCTTGTGGTCGATGGTGACGGTCTCCTCGACGACGCCGACGACGTCGCCGGGTTCGACCTCGTCACCGGGCTCGACCTCGGGAGTGAACTCCCACTGCTTCTCGAGGTCGATCCCCGGGGCGTCGACCCCGCGGTCGAGGAACGCCGTCCCCATCTTCCCCTCGAGGACGTCGAGCGGGCGCTGGACGCCGTCGTAGATGGAGTCCAGCATGCCGGGTCCGAGGTCGACGCTCAGGGGCTCGCCCGTGTTCTGGACGGGTTCGCCCGGGCCGACGCCGGAGGTTTCCTCGTAGACCTGAATCGTGGTCAGG from Haloterrigena sp. KLK7 includes these protein-coding regions:
- a CDS encoding ATP synthase subunit A; amino-acid sequence: MSQAEDIESVDEDGVIESVSGPVVTATDLDARMNDVVYVGDEGLMGEVIEIEGNLTTIQVYEETSGVGPGEPVQNTGEPLSVDLGPGMLDSIYDGVQRPLDVLEGKMGTAFLDRGVDAPGIDLEKQWEFTPEVEPGDEVEPGDVVGVVEETVTIDHKVMVPPDYEGGEVTTVGDGEFTVEETVVELDNGEEIQMHQEWPVREARPAGDKETPTEPLVTGQRVQDGLFPLAKGGTAAIPGPFGSGKTVTQQQLAKWSDADIVVYIGCGERGNEMTEVIEDFPELPDPQTGNPLMARTCLIANTSNMPVAARESCIYTGITIAEYYRDMGYDVALMADSTSRWAEAMREISSRLEEMPGEEGYPAYLAASLSEFYERAGKFQLMNGDEGSISVVGAVSPPGGDFSEPVTQNTLRIVKTFWALDADLAERRHFPSINWNESYSLYKDQLDPWWESNVASDWSDIRQWAVDVLDEEDELQEIVQLVGKDALPEDQQLTLEVARFLREAWLQQNALHDVDTYCEPEKTYRMLEAIKTFNDEAFEALEAGVPVEEITDVDATPRLNRMGTAEEWESFIEEIENDLQEQLRALY
- a CDS encoding V-type ATP synthase subunit D: MAKDVKPTRKNLMEIEDRIELSERGHGTLEKKRDGLIMEFMDILDKAQDVRGDLAQDYEDAQKKINMARAMEGDVAVRGAAAALQEHPEITTESKNIMGVVVPQIESSRVSKSLDQRGYGIMGTSARIDEAAEAYEDLLESIILAAEVETAMKKMLREIETTKRRVNALEFKLLPDLYEGQEYIEQKLEEQEREETFRLKKIKEKKEQAEKEEREAEEEAEDEVAPEDEGGDTAEPDMEQSTAGGVPGGD
- a CDS encoding long-chain-fatty-acid--CoA ligase gives rise to the protein MHKPLLVTDFLDRARTHYGDEEAVVATTGERYTYDELGERADRFSAALQERGIEKGDRVAVLDPNTHYHLEAAYGSMQLGAVHTPLNYRLTPEDFSYMLEDAEVDAIYADYDFADKIEPIRDEVPTETFITNDADAVEGEWEEFDDVLEDAGTEYDRPEMDEDEIITMNYTSGTTGDPKGVCRTHRSETLHAYLVTAHQELRDDDVYLWTLPMFHVNGWGHIYAVTGIGAKHVCTRGVDAGDIFEAVQTEDISYMCGAPTVLNLLIDYYEEHDPETTGANDVRIATAGSAPPEATIRTVEDEFGWYLKHVYGATETGPLITTSDARRTFDDDDSDRFAIKKRQGLGYLGTEIRVVDEDGNDVPRDDASIGEIVVRGNQVMEKYWNKPEETEEAFNDRVEGYYHTGDLAVVDEHGMISIQDRKKDIIISGGENISSIELEDTLFDHPEVSDVAVIPAPSEEWGETPKAFVVPGNGDPDDPSVTRDELVDYTRDNLAGYKVVREVEFVEELPTTATGKIQKYELRQEEWEDEDRMVGQG
- a CDS encoding DUF6276 family protein, encoding MACTACSSPTVVFSIPEEYREHAPGESPAGTLCTRCLNVDPEGAGPLEEPDFTRVSDAYPTDPDAAVPFALAVDLCSSLATNRAAIEDLLEAVERAGTDPLLVLDRLLDDPDVEPYIDLERRRHQLEQLLY
- a CDS encoding ATP synthase subunit B → MKEYQTITEISGPLVFAEVDEPVGYDEIVEIETEDGRTLRGQVLESSEGLVSIQVFEGTGGIDRNASVRFLGETMKMPVTEDLLGRVLDGSGNPIDGGPEIVPDERHDIVGKAINPYSREYPEEFIQTGVSAIDGMNTLVRGQKLPIFSASGLPHNELALQIARQATVPEEDEGGDGDGSEFAVVFGAMGITAEEANEFMDDFERTGALERSVVFMNLADDPAVERQVTPRLALTTAEYLAFEKDYHVLVILTDMTNYCEALREIGAAREEVPGRRGYPGYMYTDLAQLYERAGRIEGKEGSVTQIPILTMPGDDETHPIPDLTGYITEGQIMMDRDLNSQGIEPPVNVLPSLSRLMDDGIGEGLTRADHGDVSDQMYAAYAEGEDLRDLVNIVGREALSERDNKYLDFADRFEEEFVQQGYDTNRSIDETLELGWDLLSMLPKAELNRIDEELIEEHYREEEPEAVQAD
- a CDS encoding zinc ribbon domain-containing protein, with protein sequence MKGDDRGCPKCDHTETEIDEIATSGTGLSKLFDIQNRQFMVVSCTDCGYSELYRGQTSGNMVDLFLG
- a CDS encoding DUF5811 family protein, translated to MNGNTPYAGLPGETGAGQRAAADVPDLSRTQKRSLHRDVSRIAARTRDFLPDEYVVDSEVSQSMTGPQVTVAVRPPIGHAVSAGFTPDLEEVAAGDAVISADERDEVARGLAASAALQVKQAISDNVTPTAK